The following is a genomic window from Coriobacteriaceae bacterium.
CGACAGCTACCTACCTGAGTTTTTGCCGTATGGCGCTGGCATTCCGACGTATGTTCTTCGTGAGTCGCGTGCCTGTCGCTTGTCGATTCAACAGGACCTTGAGGGCGATAGGGCCGCCTCCGGTATGTTCATGGACCTGGACAATCGTTCTAAGCACCTATTGCGCGTGCAGGATATGCCTCCGTATCGCAGCGAGATCTGTCTTCCCGTTTTTTACGGTACGCAGATCCTTGGCGTGCTGGAAGTTGGTTGGAAACGCCCTCAGGCACCGCTCGCCTATGACGTTAATGTGCTCGAGGTCATTTGCGATTACCTATCTATCCAGCTGGTCGGCATGGCATCGAGTCTTCGCTCCCGTCGCACGGCCGAGCTTGGCCGCTCGCTCAATGTCTTGCGTGATGAGTTGTTTACCTTTCTAGACGATTCCGCCGCGGCTACCCAGGCGGTATCGTCCGAGATCTGCAATATGCTTAACTGCCATTTTTGCCCTGTTGAGTATGACGCCAGTCTGGATTCCTACGTCATAGATTTTGAAGGCGGTAGTCGCGTTGCTTTGCCGGACGATCCCGAGAGGCTTTTCTTTTCCACGACGGCGCCAGCGGCACGTCTGGGGGCTGGCCCTGATGGCTTTGAGGCATCTGTTTTGGGAGGTACGAGTGCCGAGGACCTTAAACACGTCCGTATAACTCGCGTTGATGAATCGATGCCTATGGGAGGCTGGCTTAGGGCGCATGGCCTGCCTTGTCAAGGTCTCTACGTCGACTCCGGCATCGAGGCGGGGCGCCCGCGCTCTGAGGGTGATGGCAAGCACAGTAACGACGCGATTGTTCCTGCTTCTGTTGCGAAGAGCCCGACGACGCGCGCGCTGCTGCTTCGTGATGGTAGCCAAGAGCCGATTGATGATCTTGAATATGACTACTTGGTGCACTTGGCGCATGACTTTGAACTGATCTACGAAGGCGAATCTCAAAAGCGCGAGGAGCGCCATATCGCTCAGACCCTTCAGATCGGCATGAGAAATTCCCTGGGGGATGTTCCGGGTATCGCAACCGATTCGGTGTACCTGTCTGCCACGAACTCGGCGTTGGTCGGCGGCGATTTCTATACGCTCATCCGTCTTCCCGACGACTGCGCCGTCATGATTCTGGGTGATGTGTCTGGCAAAGGCATTGAGGCCGCATCGATGTCCGCGCTCGTCAAGACGGCCCTGACGGCATATGCGTGGGAGGGCGCTGGACCGGCCCGCATGGCACGCTCTCTTAACAGTATGCTCATGGGCTTTTCGAGGGTCGAGACGTTCGTGACGGCCTTTATCGCCAAGATTGACCTTAAAGCCGGACGCGCAACGTATTGTTCGGCGGGCCATCCTCCGACCATGGTCATTAGGCCAGAGTCGATGCCGCTGGGTGGCGGCGAGGCCCGTGGGGGAGAGGTCGAGCTGCTTGGATGCCAATCGGGCGTAATCGGTGCCTTTGAGAGCATGGTGTACGAGACAGGCGTGTTTACGTTCGCTCCTGGCGACATGCTCTTCATGTATACGGACGGAACGATTGAGGCCCGCGACCGCACCGGAGCGTTCTTTGGTGAGCAGCGCCTTCGTGACCTTCTGCTCTCTGTCTCGGGTGAGGGCGTATCGGGAATCTGCGGCAAGGTCTTGGGCGAGCTTGACCGATTTACCGAATCG
Proteins encoded in this region:
- a CDS encoding SpoIIE family protein phosphatase, with amino-acid sequence METLERNEWADVAQLVEITSDAVIICELDGTILHVNNRLLGLMCEERADVIGGDVKDVLYSSAFERATEHRLPFETDCSENELMLKLSDGSFIPVLVRAGSVTPPRIFGRRAPRVLVALHSIEEQYSHDRQLKRALSELRVANKRLSGTLSVIMSTVGSDELPSLLDTVLNQLVGTLGASGAAIYFSESGGFKLRGVSKELYDSYLPEFLPYGAGIPTYVLRESRACRLSIQQDLEGDRAASGMFMDLDNRSKHLLRVQDMPPYRSEICLPVFYGTQILGVLEVGWKRPQAPLAYDVNVLEVICDYLSIQLVGMASSLRSRRTAELGRSLNVLRDELFTFLDDSAAATQAVSSEICNMLNCHFCPVEYDASLDSYVIDFEGGSRVALPDDPERLFFSTTAPAARLGAGPDGFEASVLGGTSAEDLKHVRITRVDESMPMGGWLRAHGLPCQGLYVDSGIEAGRPRSEGDGKHSNDAIVPASVAKSPTTRALLLRDGSQEPIDDLEYDYLVHLAHDFELIYEGESQKREERHIAQTLQIGMRNSLGDVPGIATDSVYLSATNSALVGGDFYTLIRLPDDCAVMILGDVSGKGIEAASMSALVKTALTAYAWEGAGPARMARSLNSMLMGFSRVETFVTAFIAKIDLKAGRATYCSAGHPPTMVIRPESMPLGGGEARGGEVELLGCQSGVIGAFESMVYETGVFTFAPGDMLFMYTDGTIEARDRTGAFFGEQRLRDLLLSVSGEGVSGICGKVLGELDRFTESALDDDIALVSLEFLRGRS